The Lycium barbarum isolate Lr01 chromosome 9, ASM1917538v2, whole genome shotgun sequence genome has a segment encoding these proteins:
- the LOC132611169 gene encoding cell division cycle 20.2, cofactor of APC complex-like, protein MDENSLRRLQPDWYSPTRLLSNPVDYDFPGDRFIPNRSLMDLDQAHTLLTNRTKKLGKPKFNDEYRKKMEENLKLDVEGRPFRMLVFRGSPKSGRQSTRLIDEMRRSDEEIPLQNNDNRRYRKFPLKETRALDAPLLSDDYYSNIMDWGKSNILAIVLGSILYIWNAQVQKAQILMEVKREHDYPTSVAWSDDGKTIAVGCNSSKLQLWDAQTSKLVRDLQGHQSRVGCVAWNSHILTSGSKDRAIINHDVRARNSLVSLTRVHGGEVCGMKWSSTGSALASGGNDNLVYIWDISKMSSRHYMHRFSEHHAAVKALAWCPYNSDVLASGGGIDDGCLKIWNTQKGTCISTTETGAQICGLQWNRHHKEILSGHGFGTGESPCQLCLWSYPSMARIGEPMRHASSSRILHLSQSPDGLTVVSAGADETLRFWEIFGPPGDGCSANITDLDNLLSLKASAVR, encoded by the exons ATGGATGAAAATTCACTAAGAAGACTTCAACCAGATTGGTACTCTCCAACTCGCCTTCTAAGCAATCCAGTGGACTATGATTTTCCT GGAGATAGATTTATACCGAATAGAAGCCTGATGGATCTTGATCAAGCGCACACATTACTCACCAACAGAACCAAGAAACTCGGAAAACCCAAGTTCAAT GATGAATATAGAAAGAAGATGGAAGAAAATTTAAAGTTGGATGTGGAAGGAAGACCATTCCGAATGCTGGTTTTTAGAGGGAGTCCCAAATCGGGTAGACAATCCACACGTTTAATTGATGAAATGCGGCGTAGTGATGAAGAAATTCCCCTGCAAAATAATGACAATAGGCGATATCGAAAGTTTCCCTTG AAAGAAACTCGAGCTCTAGATGCTCCTCTTTTGTCAGATGACTATTACTCAAACATCATGGATTGGGGAAAATCCAACATACTTGCTATTGTTCTGGGATCAATTTTGTACATCTGGAATGCTCAAGTGCAAAAAGCACAGATATTGATGGAAGTAAAGCGTGAACACGATTATCCTACTAGTGTTGCATGGTCTGATGATGGAAAAACAATAGCAGTTGGTTGTAATTCCTCCAAACTCCAGCTCTGGGATGCTCAGACTTCCAAGCTT GTGAGAGACCTGCAAGGCCATCAGAGCAGAGTGGGTTGTGTTGCATGGAATAGTCATATTTTAACCTCAGGGAGTAAAGACAGAGCTATTATTAATCATGATG TGAGAGCAAGAAATAGTTTGGTCTCTCTAACGAGAGTACATGGAGGGGAAGTTTGTGGCATGAAGTGGTCTAGCACGGGGAGTGCACTTGCTAGTGGTGGAAATGACAATCTGGTGTACATATGGGACATTTCCAAGATGAGCTCAAGACATTATATGCACCGGTTCAGTGAACATCATGCTGCAGTAAAGGCCCTAGCTTGGTGTCCATATAACAGTGATGTATTAGCCTCTGGAGGGGGAATAGATGATGGATGTCTTAAGATTTGGAACACACAAAAAGGGACATGCATCAGCACCACTGAAACTGGAGCTCAG ATTTGTGGACTTCAATGGAACAGGCATCACAAAGAGATATTAAGTGGCCATGGATTTGGAACGGGTGAATCTCCTTGTCagttgtgtttatggagttatccTTCAATGGCCAGAATAGGAGAGCCAATGCGTCATGCTTCTTCATCAAGAATTCTGCATCTCTCCCAG AGCCCTGATGGTTTGACTGTGGTATCGGCTGGAGCAGATGAGACTCTTAGGTTCTGGGAGATATTTGGCCCCCCTGGGGATGGCTGCAGTGCAAATATCACAGATTTGGATAATCTCTTGTCTCTAAAGGCATCAGCAGTGAGATAA